One region of Mus musculus strain C57BL/6J chromosome 3, GRCm38.p6 C57BL/6J genomic DNA includes:
- the Gm12500 gene encoding uncharacterized protein LOC791415 yields the protein MLPKSRVDQEGSLRKSAQRGSRAEEGRGPPPGRSRATGPCTRTEKREGRQGFQNGQLAGGRTPADFSGQTDLRRPRSRDPKPALKRKQATCSPENRTRNSPRVLSPLSGNQLGIRLLWPGYGGVTQQVRPRRNLPGCAPISRTPGPAKSAATPRSATPLGLLATPQPFSQFPYATWAASGPGLALAWPFGLGRFLCVSFLISKMG from the coding sequence ATGCTGCCCAAGTCCCGCGTGGACCAGGAAGGCAGCCTACGAAAGTCTGCACAGCGAGGGAGCCGGGCTGAAGAGGGGAGAGGGCCCCCACCGGGGCGAAGTCGCGCCACTGGCCCCTGCACCCGCACTGAGAAGCGGGAAGGAAGGCAAGGTTTTCAAAATGGCCAGCTGGCCGGGGGGCGGACTCCCGCCGACTTCAGCGGCCAGACTGACCTCAGGAGACCCCGGAGTCGCGACCCCAAGCCTGCACTCAAGAGGAAACAGGCCACGTGCTCCCCAGAAAACCGGACCCGGAATTCGCCTAGGGTTCTTTCACCACTTTCTGGGAATCAATTAGGGATCCGGCTCCTGTGGCCGGGCTACGGGGGAGTCACGCAACAGGTGCGACCCCGCCGAAACCTTCCGGGCTGCGCGCCAATCTCGCGTACCCCAGGCCCCGCCAAGTCCGCGGCCACGCCCCGTTCGGCCACGCCTCTTGGCCTCCTGGCCACGCCCCAACCATTTTCCCAGTTCCCTTACGCCACGTGGGCAGCCTCCGGACCAGGGTTGGCCTTGGCTTGGCCCTTTGGTCTTGGGCGATTTCTGTGCGTCAGTTTCCTCATCAGTAAGATGGGATGA